The DNA sequence TGCCGCCGCAAGGCTGTTCGCCAGGAACACCGACCCTGTGCACGGTGGCTTGGGCAACGCACCGAAGTTCCCCAATGTGGCCTGCCATGATCTGGTCCTGCGCCTTTATGAGCGCCTGCAGGAGCCGGACTTGCTGCGCTCGCTGGAGTTGACCCTCGATCGCATGGCCGCCGGTGGGCTCTACGACCACCTGGGCGGCGGCTTCGCGCGTTACTGCGTGGATGACCACTGGGCCGTGCCCCATTTCGAAAAGATGCTCTATGACAACGGCCAGCTGGTGAAGCTCTACGCCGATGCCTATCGCGCCACCGGCACGCCTGCCTGGCGGCGCGTGTTCGAGGAGACCATCGAGTACACCCTGCGTGACATGACCCATCCCGAGGGCGGCTTCTACGCCAGCGAGGACGCTGACAGCGAGGGTGAAGAAGGCAAGTTCTACGTGTGGACACCCGCGCAGGTGCAGGCCGTCCTCGGCGAGCCGGACGCCACGCTGGCCTGCCGGGCCTACGGTGTGACCGCCAGTGGCAACTTCGAGCATGGCACCACCGTGCTGCACCGCGCCGTCACGCTCGACGCCACGCAGGAAATGCACTTGCAGGGCCTGCGCGCCAGGCTGTTGGCGGCGCGGGCCCAGCGCATTCGTCCGGGGCGCGACGAGAACATCCTCACCAGCTGGAATGCGCTGATGATCCAGGGCCTCTGCGCCGCCTACCAGGCGACCGGCAGCGCAACTCACCTGGGCGCCGCCAGGCGTGCCGCCGACTTCTTGCTGGACCGCCTCTCGACGCCCGAGGGTGGCCTGTACCGGGCCTGGCGGGAGGGCACGGCCAAGGTGCCAGGCTTCCTCGAGGACTACGCCTTTCTTGCCAACGGGTTGCTCGATCTCTACGAGTGCGGCTTCGATCAGCGCTATCTCGAACGCGCCACGCAGTTGGTCGAGCTGATCCTCGACAAATTCTGGGACGACGGGCTCTACTTCACGCCCAGCGATAGCGAGCCGCTGGTGCACCGGCCACGGGCGCCGTACGACAATGCCTGGCCGTCAGGCACTTCGA is a window from the Pseudomonas sp. LS1212 genome containing:
- a CDS encoding thioredoxin domain-containing protein, whose translation is MSNRLAKETSPYLRQHAENPVDWYPWGEEAFNRARDEDKPIHLSLGYAACHWCHVMAHESFENPEIARLMNEHFINIKVDRQERPDLDDIYQKVVQMMGQGGGWPLTVFLTAQREPFFGGTYFPPHDGHGRPGFSQLLRGLSEAWQNNRAALRQNVEQFLNGYGVMETQMLEGDTPLEQDQPAAAARLFARNTDPVHGGLGNAPKFPNVACHDLVLRLYERLQEPDLLRSLELTLDRMAAGGLYDHLGGGFARYCVDDHWAVPHFEKMLYDNGQLVKLYADAYRATGTPAWRRVFEETIEYTLRDMTHPEGGFYASEDADSEGEEGKFYVWTPAQVQAVLGEPDATLACRAYGVTASGNFEHGTTVLHRAVTLDATQEMHLQGLRARLLAARAQRIRPGRDENILTSWNALMIQGLCAAYQATGSATHLGAARRAADFLLDRLSTPEGGLYRAWREGTAKVPGFLEDYAFLANGLLDLYECGFDQRYLERATQLVELILDKFWDDGLYFTPSDSEPLVHRPRAPYDNAWPSGTSTSVLAFLRLFELTGRELYRERAEQVFAMYRAAAAQNPFGFAHLLAAQDFMQRVPLSVVIAGERSEASALVANLQRRYLPARVLAFAEDVPIGKGRPALAGQTSAYVCRNRTCKAPVTSATELVELCLE